A stretch of Myxococcus hansupus DNA encodes these proteins:
- a CDS encoding BamA/TamA family outer membrane protein gives MSRRVWVGCAALVMSLLAPRATAQVTEPDPVVDEVVVRGPEKTRPETVRAYARLGEGDPLTQEDLAKIERRLVATGLFQEVKVGFEPTGPGRVRLILEVEDKASWVVAPTFVLQSDNVGGGVLYAENNLWGRSKKFATAAQVSTAESGIFAGFLDPNLFGLPQLRFSLEGQLRSDRVDEYQPGTGQKRPEVVRRTRMNSASIAGELGFLLFERVRAAAKYRLMSIDAKSPDAREEVTTPVFSLGPAQKDASLRLMVGIDTRQNLHAVMEGLNLEASYELSNPGVGSDFRYERFGLLYRHGLRLVGEHNLVLRGEAVAGVDLPFHQEFVMGGNSLRGFVYRQFRGDTRLSFTAEYHFPLFTVSPLSFRGVAFSDTGVMMWRNLPEDRELRDVNGRVVRSYLPDSRGGLGAATVAQGVGAGLRLYLRNIVLPLVGVDAAYGVNSGEFRFYLVAGVNPS, from the coding sequence ATGAGCAGACGCGTATGGGTTGGATGCGCGGCGCTGGTGATGAGCCTCCTGGCGCCCCGGGCAACTGCGCAAGTCACGGAGCCGGACCCCGTGGTGGACGAGGTCGTGGTGCGTGGGCCGGAGAAGACGCGCCCCGAAACGGTGCGTGCCTACGCCCGGCTGGGCGAGGGAGATCCGCTCACCCAGGAGGACCTCGCGAAAATCGAGCGGCGCCTCGTCGCCACGGGCCTCTTCCAGGAGGTGAAGGTGGGCTTCGAGCCGACCGGACCGGGCCGCGTGCGCCTGATTCTGGAAGTGGAGGACAAGGCGTCCTGGGTGGTGGCGCCCACCTTCGTACTGCAGTCCGACAACGTGGGCGGCGGCGTGCTGTACGCGGAGAACAATCTGTGGGGCCGCAGCAAGAAGTTCGCGACGGCGGCGCAGGTGAGCACGGCGGAGAGCGGCATCTTCGCCGGCTTCCTGGACCCGAACCTCTTCGGCCTGCCGCAGCTCCGCTTCAGCCTGGAAGGCCAGCTTCGCAGCGACCGGGTGGACGAGTACCAGCCCGGCACCGGCCAGAAGCGGCCGGAGGTGGTCCGCCGGACGAGGATGAACTCCGCCTCCATCGCCGGCGAGCTGGGGTTCCTGCTGTTCGAGCGCGTGCGCGCGGCGGCCAAGTACCGGCTGATGTCCATCGACGCGAAGTCCCCTGACGCCCGGGAAGAGGTGACGACGCCCGTCTTCTCCCTGGGGCCGGCGCAGAAGGACGCCTCGCTGCGGCTGATGGTGGGCATCGACACGCGGCAGAACCTGCACGCGGTGATGGAGGGCCTCAACCTGGAAGCCTCCTACGAGCTCTCCAATCCCGGCGTCGGCAGCGACTTCCGCTACGAGCGCTTCGGGCTGCTGTACCGCCACGGCCTGCGGCTGGTGGGCGAACACAACCTGGTGCTGCGCGGCGAGGCCGTCGCCGGCGTGGACCTGCCCTTCCATCAGGAGTTCGTGATGGGCGGCAACTCGCTGCGGGGCTTCGTCTACCGCCAGTTCCGCGGCGACACGCGGCTGAGCTTCACCGCCGAGTACCACTTCCCCCTGTTCACGGTGAGCCCGCTGTCCTTCCGGGGCGTGGCCTTCTCCGACACCGGGGTGATGATGTGGCGCAACCTGCCCGAGGACCGGGAGCTGCGCGACGTGAATGGGCGCGTGGTGCGCAGCTACCTGCCGGACTCCCGCGGCGGGCTCGGCGCCGCCACGGTGGCCCAGGGCGTTGGCGCGGGCCTGCGCCTGTACCTGCGCAACATCGTGCTGCCCCTGGTGGGCGTGGACGCGGCCTATGGCGTCAACTCGGGGGAGTTCCGCTTCTATCTCGTGGCGGGGGTGAACCCCTCCTAG
- a CDS encoding DNA polymerase beta superfamily protein: MSDSPTDPSAPGAVRIRGLEQVDRLSVPLPHGTEVTTRVERLASGGRRIPQGVVGRVVRAHDGGFDVQIVGVGEIWFARDELVPRRPGQVQFAQRREAAWTALTPCVVLETRVGSHAWGLADERSDVDVRGVFALPLPWTFGLTEAPKDLVSADGSTTYWEVHKLVEQALRADPNTLETLFVPGAKAVDVIGEWLLEERDAFVSKALFGSFGRYAMSQLDKLTRSQRLAEHRDLLLAWLCDEPAPDLDEVARRLSAVSPREAPTPQDALLAAKTYVKQLYRSLWDQGLLAANDFKALTAYARGGGQRPPSARELRPKNAYNLLRLVATATGWLREGVPTFEASGALKARLLDIKGGRVPLEEVLRDAEALAPDLEAAHRDSRLPEHPDYARADRLLRRVGEEVARRWVLKAPGPLGRDAPDAPAMTWKELE, translated from the coding sequence ATGAGTGATTCCCCAACGGACCCATCCGCCCCTGGCGCTGTGCGCATCCGGGGGCTGGAGCAGGTGGACCGGCTGTCCGTGCCGCTCCCTCACGGTACCGAGGTGACGACCCGCGTGGAGCGCCTGGCCTCGGGGGGCCGGCGCATCCCCCAGGGCGTGGTGGGCCGGGTGGTCCGCGCGCACGACGGAGGCTTCGACGTGCAGATTGTCGGCGTGGGCGAAATCTGGTTCGCGCGGGATGAGTTGGTGCCCCGGCGCCCGGGACAGGTGCAGTTCGCCCAGCGCCGCGAGGCGGCGTGGACGGCCCTGACGCCGTGTGTGGTGCTGGAGACGCGCGTGGGGAGCCACGCGTGGGGATTGGCCGACGAGCGCTCGGACGTGGATGTGCGCGGCGTGTTCGCGCTGCCGCTGCCGTGGACCTTCGGCCTGACGGAGGCCCCCAAGGATTTGGTGAGCGCGGATGGCAGCACCACGTACTGGGAGGTCCACAAGCTGGTGGAGCAGGCGCTGCGCGCGGACCCGAACACGCTGGAGACGCTCTTCGTCCCAGGCGCCAAGGCGGTGGATGTCATCGGCGAGTGGCTGCTGGAGGAGCGCGACGCCTTCGTGTCCAAGGCCTTGTTCGGCAGCTTCGGGCGCTATGCCATGAGCCAGCTCGACAAGCTCACGCGCAGCCAGCGGTTGGCGGAGCATCGGGACTTGCTGCTGGCGTGGCTGTGCGATGAGCCCGCGCCGGACCTGGATGAAGTGGCGCGCCGGCTGTCGGCGGTGTCGCCGCGCGAGGCCCCGACGCCTCAGGATGCGCTGCTGGCGGCGAAGACGTACGTGAAGCAGCTCTATCGTTCGCTCTGGGACCAGGGCTTGCTGGCCGCCAACGACTTCAAGGCGCTCACCGCGTATGCGCGTGGCGGAGGGCAGCGGCCTCCGTCCGCGCGCGAGCTGCGGCCGAAGAATGCCTACAACCTGCTGCGGCTGGTGGCCACGGCGACGGGCTGGCTGCGGGAAGGCGTGCCCACCTTCGAGGCCTCGGGGGCGCTGAAGGCGCGGCTGCTGGACATCAAGGGAGGCCGCGTCCCGCTGGAGGAGGTGCTGCGGGACGCGGAGGCCCTGGCGCCGGACCTGGAAGCCGCGCACCGGGACAGCCGGTTGCCGGAGCATCCGGACTATGCGCGCGCGGATCGGTTGCTCCGGCGCGTGGGTGAGGAAGTCGCGCGGCGTTGGGTGTTGAAGGCCCCGGGCCCCCTGGGGCGCGATGCCCCGGACGCCCCGGCCATGACGTGGAAGGAGCTGGAATGA
- a CDS encoding GNAT family N-acetyltransferase, whose translation MRTWHWKSFQTLLLDELYDVLALRQEVFVVEQRSIYQDVDGYDRGAEHLLLHDEVQGKRLLAAYLRILPPGLKYTEASSLGRVVTSPRARGLGLGRELVARGIARLESLYPEAPIHIGAQHYLQRFYEGFGFQARGDVYDEDGIPHVDMVRPVSSPR comes from the coding sequence ATGCGAACCTGGCATTGGAAGTCCTTCCAGACGCTGCTGCTCGACGAGCTGTACGACGTGCTCGCCCTGCGGCAGGAAGTGTTCGTGGTGGAGCAGCGCTCCATCTACCAGGACGTGGACGGGTACGACCGGGGCGCCGAGCACCTGCTCCTCCACGACGAGGTCCAGGGCAAACGCCTGCTCGCCGCCTATCTGCGAATCCTCCCTCCGGGCCTCAAGTACACGGAGGCGAGCAGCCTGGGCCGTGTTGTGACCTCCCCGCGTGCGCGAGGCCTGGGACTCGGGCGCGAGCTGGTGGCGCGTGGCATCGCCCGGCTCGAAAGCCTCTACCCCGAGGCCCCCATCCACATCGGCGCCCAGCACTACCTCCAGCGTTTCTACGAAGGCTTCGGCTTCCAGGCGCGCGGCGACGTGTACGACGAGGACGGCATCCCCCACGTCGACATGGTGCGTCCTGTGAGCAGCCCGCGCTGA
- a CDS encoding nucleotidyltransferase domain-containing protein, producing the protein MKGTLTEHQRAVADRVLDEESSRRAHLVVSLSGAHAYGFPSPDSDLDLKSIHIAPTSMLLGLQPSHIPTERLEVLDGVEVDYSSNELLPVLQGLLQGNGNYLERVLGAIPLRGSPELESLRPLARAAMSRRIHRHYNGFGQGQLREWEKSGFRSAKRLLYVLRTTLTGAHALRTGAVETDVTELLAPYGFADAHALVEEKVRGEKSELPEALSERWRSEVARSFEVLESAKADSILPEAPPADAVAALDAWLLDLRRRNFDG; encoded by the coding sequence ATGAAGGGCACCTTGACGGAACATCAGCGCGCCGTGGCGGACCGGGTCCTCGACGAGGAGTCGAGCCGCCGCGCGCACCTGGTCGTGTCGCTCTCCGGCGCGCACGCCTATGGCTTCCCCTCGCCGGACAGCGACCTGGACCTGAAGTCCATCCACATCGCGCCCACCTCCATGCTGCTCGGCCTTCAGCCGTCGCACATCCCCACCGAGCGACTGGAGGTGCTGGACGGCGTGGAGGTGGACTACTCGTCCAACGAGCTGCTGCCCGTGCTCCAGGGCCTCCTGCAGGGCAACGGGAACTACCTGGAGCGGGTGCTGGGCGCCATCCCGCTGCGAGGCTCCCCGGAGCTGGAGTCCCTCCGGCCGCTCGCGCGCGCCGCGATGTCCCGCCGCATCCACCGGCACTACAACGGCTTTGGCCAGGGCCAGCTTCGTGAATGGGAGAAGAGCGGGTTCCGGTCCGCGAAGCGGCTGCTGTACGTCCTGCGCACCACGCTGACGGGCGCGCACGCGCTGCGGACGGGCGCGGTGGAGACCGACGTCACGGAGCTGCTGGCGCCGTATGGCTTCGCGGACGCGCACGCCCTGGTGGAGGAGAAGGTCCGGGGGGAGAAGAGCGAGCTTCCGGAGGCGCTGAGCGAGCGGTGGCGGAGCGAGGTGGCGCGCTCGTTCGAGGTGCTGGAATCCGCGAAGGCGGACTCCATCCTTCCCGAGGCGCCTCCCGCGGACGCGGTGGCCGCGTTGGATGCATGGCTGCTCGACCTGCGGCGGCGCAACTTCGACGGATAG
- a CDS encoding M90 family metallopeptidase — protein sequence MFSFIRQFRRRRLLQRPFPEAWLGYLEARVPFFRKLSPDLRQRFLDKLKVFAWEKEFIGAGGLEVTDEMRVVISATAVQLVVHLGLSYYDRLREIIVYPGAFRIPDRTGAVLGEAKNWGSVILSWESVLAGLRDPDDGHDTATHEFAHVLDRADGAFDGTPNLRAYSHYRAWSEVMGEHFHKLQAGQRQERQVLDDYGSLNEAEFFAVATESFFEKPRQMREKTPALYEELKRFYGWDPATGT from the coding sequence ATGTTCTCCTTCATCCGCCAGTTCCGGCGCCGGCGCCTGCTCCAACGGCCCTTTCCGGAGGCCTGGTTGGGCTACCTCGAGGCGCGGGTTCCCTTCTTCCGCAAGCTGTCGCCCGACCTGCGGCAGCGCTTCCTGGACAAGCTCAAGGTGTTCGCCTGGGAGAAGGAGTTCATTGGCGCCGGAGGGCTGGAAGTCACCGATGAGATGCGGGTGGTGATTTCGGCCACGGCCGTGCAACTCGTCGTGCACCTGGGCCTGTCGTACTACGACCGGCTGCGGGAAATCATCGTCTACCCCGGCGCCTTCCGAATCCCCGACCGCACCGGCGCGGTGCTGGGCGAGGCCAAGAACTGGGGCTCCGTCATCCTGTCGTGGGAGTCCGTCCTCGCGGGGCTGCGCGACCCGGACGATGGCCACGACACCGCCACGCACGAGTTCGCCCATGTGCTGGACCGCGCGGACGGCGCCTTCGATGGCACGCCGAACCTGCGGGCGTACTCCCATTACCGGGCCTGGAGCGAGGTGATGGGGGAGCACTTTCACAAGCTGCAAGCGGGACAACGCCAGGAGCGGCAGGTCCTGGACGATTACGGGAGCCTCAACGAGGCCGAGTTCTTCGCCGTGGCGACTGAATCGTTTTTCGAGAAACCCCGGCAAATGCGGGAGAAGACGCCCGCGCTCTACGAGGAGCTGAAGCGCTTCTACGGGTGGGATCCGGCGACCGGCACCTGA
- a CDS encoding DUF504 domain-containing protein produces the protein MSHERFTTSREVYHRIRWDERFDPREFIIGYDTHDEVMAEMPFTAFVPDGEIPWHRVWYFKRRQQVVWDRRERLDLLAPPQHASP, from the coding sequence ATGTCCCACGAACGCTTCACGACCAGCCGCGAGGTCTACCACCGCATCCGGTGGGACGAGCGGTTCGACCCCCGCGAGTTCATCATCGGGTACGACACCCATGACGAGGTGATGGCGGAGATGCCCTTCACCGCCTTCGTCCCGGACGGTGAGATTCCCTGGCACCGCGTCTGGTACTTCAAGCGGCGCCAGCAGGTCGTCTGGGACCGGCGGGAGCGACTGGACTTGCTCGCCCCGCCGCAGCACGCGTCCCCGTAG
- a CDS encoding serine hydrolase domain-containing protein, which translates to MTAELEARVTQAGASVPGVGLAIYDAQDRKVYEHMVGDFAPDRRVAVASASKMVSGTLLFELIRQGHLSLDSTTGEVLGWTGDKAGITLRHLISFTSGLQPSHLCTFQPGITLAACVSSIANTARVAPPGTRFDYGSTHLHVAARMAEVVTGKTWNALFAETLAQPLGLPADVTYFTAPNRPNGTTNPLVAGGLRASMNEYAPLLAIVFHRGASSGRSFGTPELFDAQAIEPYPGVVIGSSPAVDMGLDFRYGLTAWLECPTPAQGCAVISSPGAFGWTPWVDREAGYYAVLGMHLERDDPGAGVVSFAMNLSLALKPLIREALAP; encoded by the coding sequence GTGACGGCTGAACTGGAGGCCCGCGTCACCCAGGCGGGCGCCTCCGTGCCGGGCGTGGGACTCGCCATCTACGACGCGCAGGACCGCAAGGTGTACGAGCACATGGTGGGCGACTTCGCGCCGGACCGGCGGGTGGCCGTGGCCTCCGCGTCGAAGATGGTCTCCGGCACCCTGCTCTTCGAGCTCATCCGCCAGGGCCACCTCTCGCTCGACTCCACCACGGGCGAGGTCCTCGGGTGGACGGGCGACAAGGCCGGCATCACCCTTCGGCACCTGATCTCCTTCACGTCGGGCCTTCAGCCGTCCCATCTCTGCACGTTCCAACCCGGCATCACCCTGGCGGCGTGTGTCTCCAGCATCGCCAACACCGCGCGGGTCGCTCCGCCCGGCACACGCTTCGACTACGGCAGCACGCACCTGCACGTCGCGGCGCGGATGGCCGAAGTCGTCACGGGCAAGACGTGGAACGCGCTCTTCGCCGAGACGCTGGCGCAGCCCCTGGGGCTTCCCGCGGACGTGACGTACTTCACCGCGCCCAACCGTCCGAACGGCACCACCAATCCGCTGGTCGCCGGCGGCCTGCGCGCCTCCATGAACGAGTACGCGCCACTGCTCGCCATCGTGTTCCACCGGGGCGCCTCCAGTGGACGGAGCTTTGGCACGCCCGAGCTCTTCGACGCCCAGGCCATCGAGCCCTACCCCGGCGTCGTCATCGGAAGCTCCCCCGCCGTGGACATGGGACTGGACTTTCGCTACGGGCTGACGGCGTGGCTGGAGTGCCCGACGCCCGCCCAGGGGTGCGCCGTCATCAGCTCGCCCGGGGCCTTCGGCTGGACGCCGTGGGTGGACCGCGAAGCGGGCTACTACGCCGTGCTCGGCATGCACCTGGAGCGGGATGACCCAGGCGCCGGCGTGGTCAGCTTCGCGATGAACCTCTCCCTGGCACTGAAGCCCCTCATTCGAGAGGCCCTGGCCCCCTGA
- a CDS encoding aldehyde dehydrogenase family protein, which yields MNTHIVDNPFTGDVAASVEPTPPAKLDAVLERARAASRALRALSVEERVKLVLRACEAMEKNTETIARDITRQMGKPLSQARGEVGGMAGRLRHMAAIAAESLADIVLPPKDGFERRIAKEPLGVVLDLPAWNYPLLTAVNAIAPAVLAGNAVIVKHSPRTPLCGAHFARAFAEAGAPDGTVQAIFLDYPGTEQLVADTRVDHVLFTGSVLGGHKMQAAARERFLHIGLELGGNDPAYVAEDCDFDKAVENLVDGAMYNAGQSCCAVERVYVHRSLYERFIAAAEPLVRAYVLGDPESDRTTMGPIAQPWHPAELQTFVQDATSQGARLVTGGRPTQVEGRGRFFEPTLLCDVSPKARLMREESFGPLLPIAPVDSDEEAVALMNASRLGLTASIWTSDRDRADRLARRLEAGTVYMNRCDALDPALPWSGVKDSGRGVTLSALGFDALTRPKALHYRLRF from the coding sequence ATGAACACGCACATCGTCGACAACCCCTTCACCGGCGACGTCGCCGCGTCGGTCGAGCCCACGCCGCCCGCGAAGCTGGACGCCGTGCTGGAGCGCGCCCGTGCCGCGTCGCGCGCCCTGCGCGCCCTCAGCGTGGAGGAGCGCGTGAAGCTGGTGCTGCGCGCCTGCGAGGCGATGGAGAAGAACACCGAAACGATTGCCCGGGACATCACCCGGCAGATGGGCAAGCCGCTGTCCCAGGCTCGGGGTGAGGTGGGCGGCATGGCCGGGCGGCTCCGCCACATGGCCGCCATCGCCGCCGAGTCGCTGGCGGACATCGTCCTTCCACCCAAGGACGGCTTCGAGCGGCGAATCGCCAAGGAGCCGCTGGGCGTGGTGTTGGACCTGCCCGCGTGGAACTACCCGCTGCTCACCGCGGTGAATGCCATCGCCCCCGCGGTGCTCGCGGGCAACGCGGTCATCGTGAAGCACTCACCGCGCACGCCCCTGTGCGGCGCCCACTTCGCGCGTGCCTTCGCCGAAGCGGGCGCGCCGGACGGCACCGTGCAGGCCATCTTCCTGGACTACCCGGGGACGGAGCAGCTCGTCGCGGACACGCGGGTGGACCACGTGCTCTTCACGGGCTCGGTGCTCGGAGGACACAAGATGCAGGCCGCCGCGCGCGAGCGCTTCCTGCACATCGGCCTGGAGCTGGGCGGCAACGACCCGGCCTATGTCGCGGAGGACTGTGACTTCGACAAGGCGGTGGAGAACCTCGTCGACGGCGCCATGTACAACGCGGGGCAGAGCTGCTGCGCGGTGGAGCGCGTGTACGTGCACCGCTCGCTGTATGAGCGCTTCATCGCCGCGGCGGAGCCGCTGGTGCGCGCCTACGTGTTGGGCGACCCGGAGTCCGACCGGACGACGATGGGCCCCATCGCCCAGCCCTGGCACCCCGCCGAGCTGCAGACCTTCGTCCAGGACGCCACGTCCCAGGGCGCCAGGCTCGTCACGGGCGGCCGTCCCACGCAAGTCGAGGGACGGGGCCGCTTCTTCGAGCCCACGCTGCTGTGCGACGTGAGCCCGAAGGCGCGGCTGATGCGCGAGGAGTCCTTCGGGCCGCTGCTGCCCATCGCCCCCGTGGACTCCGACGAGGAGGCCGTGGCGTTGATGAACGCGTCCCGGCTGGGGCTCACCGCGAGCATCTGGACGTCCGACCGCGACCGCGCGGACCGGCTGGCGCGGCGGCTCGAGGCGGGCACCGTGTACATGAACCGCTGCGATGCCCTGGACCCCGCGCTACCCTGGAGCGGCGTGAAGGACTCTGGCCGGGGCGTGACGCTGAGCGCGCTGGGCTTCGACGCGCTGACGCGGCCCAAGGCACTGCACTACCGCCTGCGCTTCTGA
- the coaA gene encoding type I pantothenate kinase, translating to MASATSSPSASMFIELERDAWRALRAATPLPLESSEIDALRGLGEHLDLDEVVDVYLPLSRLLNLQVAAAQRLWADQQAFLGATVQKVPFIIAIAGSVAVGKSTTARILQALLKRWPDHPRVELVTTDGFLFPNGVLTERGLMKRKGFPESYDRRGLVRFLAELKAGRAEVMAPVYSHLVYDVVPGEAQAIRQPDILILEGLNVLQTGAQEGKQLPTTFLSDFFDFSIYVDAHESDIRKWYVDRFLKLQQTAFRDERSYFRRFSELSTEQAVSMAESVWGEINGPNLVHNIAPSRSRARLILLKGPDHKVKRVRLRKM from the coding sequence ATGGCCTCAGCCACCAGCAGCCCCTCCGCCTCCATGTTCATCGAACTGGAACGGGATGCCTGGCGGGCGCTGCGTGCCGCCACGCCCCTGCCGTTGGAGTCGTCGGAGATTGACGCGCTCCGCGGCCTGGGCGAGCACCTGGACCTGGACGAGGTGGTGGACGTCTATCTGCCGTTGTCCCGCCTGCTCAACCTGCAGGTGGCCGCCGCGCAGCGCCTGTGGGCGGACCAGCAGGCCTTCCTGGGCGCCACGGTGCAGAAGGTGCCGTTCATCATCGCCATCGCGGGGAGCGTGGCGGTGGGCAAGAGCACCACGGCGCGCATCCTCCAGGCCCTGTTGAAGCGTTGGCCGGACCACCCCCGCGTGGAGCTGGTGACGACGGATGGGTTCCTCTTCCCCAACGGCGTGCTCACCGAGCGCGGCCTGATGAAGCGCAAGGGGTTCCCGGAGAGCTACGACCGGCGCGGGCTGGTGCGCTTCCTGGCGGAGCTGAAGGCGGGCCGCGCGGAGGTGATGGCGCCGGTGTACTCGCACCTCGTCTATGACGTGGTCCCCGGCGAGGCGCAGGCCATCCGCCAGCCCGACATCCTCATCCTGGAAGGGCTCAACGTCCTCCAGACGGGCGCGCAGGAAGGCAAGCAGCTCCCCACCACGTTCCTCTCCGACTTCTTCGACTTCTCCATCTACGTGGACGCGCACGAGTCCGACATCCGGAAGTGGTACGTGGACCGCTTCCTCAAGCTCCAGCAGACGGCGTTCCGCGACGAGCGCAGCTACTTCCGCCGCTTCTCCGAGCTGAGCACCGAGCAGGCCGTGTCCATGGCCGAGTCGGTGTGGGGCGAAATCAACGGCCCCAACCTGGTCCACAACATCGCGCCCAGCCGCTCGCGGGCCCGGCTCATCCTGCTCAAGGGGCCGGACCACAAGGTGAAGCGGGTCCGGCTGCGGAAGATGTAG
- a CDS encoding DUF1570 domain-containing protein translates to MRHGLAMGALLALLSTTQVACVVGPRFTTCPGEGGRPWVRLDSDHYTLHTDLPAEEAREAMRKLERTRAAILVSMWPQALGQQMTKVDVYVLQSSFEFEGLYPRRVRAFFHRSDNEALIVLSGRPDTWDVLFSGTSPSTSSPLNHELAHYLSAYTLSRQPRWLSEGLAEYLETLRLSEDGQTAVIGGPHHVAIDNMRSYLDAVQRGFSRGWTMQRVLHWDRTLEAREQDKDVGANYSGSWLLVHWLVNERAQSFAEYLALLNQGVAPDEALTRALPELKTSRLDALLYEYVRNGRFKERTVSVPPVGTGFIEEVIDDAQVHAVRSKLAALGAALAHREPFISNRHKVARTELDEALRLNPTGLLALSAKLSGAPEDQRVAIARDAVKAHPTETEAWRMLGSALRHAPNAEEERVAAYREALRLDPRSASAARELAWMFVTQDRAEEALPLARWAVTLAPWSPNALDTLALALAGTGACEEALQTEQHALELIQEEGSPELEQTIQERITGLENGTLCAPTPPGT, encoded by the coding sequence TTGCGCCACGGCCTCGCGATGGGAGCACTGCTCGCGCTGCTCTCCACCACCCAGGTTGCTTGCGTCGTGGGCCCGCGCTTCACCACGTGCCCCGGCGAAGGCGGACGCCCTTGGGTGCGGCTGGACAGCGACCACTACACGCTCCACACGGACCTCCCCGCCGAGGAAGCCCGCGAAGCCATGCGGAAGCTGGAGCGGACCCGCGCCGCCATCCTCGTGTCGATGTGGCCCCAGGCGCTGGGCCAGCAGATGACGAAGGTGGACGTCTACGTCCTTCAAAGTTCGTTCGAATTCGAGGGCCTCTACCCGCGCCGCGTGCGAGCGTTCTTCCACCGCTCCGACAACGAGGCCCTCATCGTGCTGTCGGGCCGGCCCGATACCTGGGACGTGCTCTTCTCTGGCACCTCCCCCTCCACCTCCTCGCCCCTGAACCACGAGCTGGCGCACTACTTGAGCGCCTACACATTGTCCCGGCAGCCCCGCTGGCTCTCGGAGGGACTGGCCGAGTACCTGGAGACGCTGCGCCTGTCCGAGGACGGGCAGACCGCCGTCATCGGAGGCCCCCACCACGTGGCCATCGACAACATGCGCTCCTACCTCGACGCCGTCCAGCGGGGCTTCTCGCGGGGCTGGACGATGCAGCGCGTCCTCCATTGGGACCGCACGCTGGAGGCCCGAGAGCAGGACAAGGACGTGGGCGCGAACTACTCGGGGAGCTGGCTGCTGGTGCACTGGCTCGTGAACGAGCGCGCCCAGTCCTTCGCCGAATACCTGGCGCTGCTCAACCAGGGCGTTGCACCCGACGAGGCCCTGACGCGGGCACTGCCCGAGCTGAAGACCTCTCGTCTCGACGCCCTGCTCTACGAATACGTGCGCAACGGCCGCTTCAAGGAGCGCACGGTCTCCGTGCCGCCCGTGGGCACGGGCTTCATCGAGGAGGTCATCGACGACGCGCAGGTCCACGCCGTCCGGTCGAAGCTGGCGGCGCTGGGCGCGGCCCTGGCGCACCGGGAGCCATTCATCTCGAACCGTCACAAGGTGGCGAGAACGGAGCTCGACGAAGCCCTCCGGCTGAACCCCACTGGCTTGCTGGCGCTGTCCGCCAAGCTGAGCGGCGCGCCCGAGGACCAGCGCGTCGCCATTGCTCGGGACGCCGTGAAGGCCCACCCCACGGAAACCGAGGCCTGGCGGATGCTGGGGTCGGCGCTGCGCCATGCCCCCAACGCCGAGGAGGAGCGCGTGGCCGCCTACCGCGAAGCCCTGCGGTTGGATCCGCGCAGCGCCTCCGCGGCCCGCGAGCTGGCCTGGATGTTCGTCACCCAGGACCGCGCCGAGGAAGCCCTGCCCCTGGCGCGCTGGGCCGTGACGCTCGCCCCCTGGAGCCCCAATGCCCTGGACACGCTGGCCCTGGCCCTGGCCGGCACCGGCGCCTGTGAGGAGGCCCTCCAGACCGAGCAGCACGCCCTGGAGCTCATCCAGGAAGAAGGGAGCCCGGAGCTGGAACAGACGATTCAGGAGCGCATCACCGGGCTCGAAAATGGGACGCTCTGCGCCCCCACACCTCCGGGGACATGA